GGTTGAGCTCAGGACGGGGAGCCTTTATCTGCAGACAGCATTGGGAAAAGATCTTACTGAGTGTCCAGATTCCAAATCTATTGGTCTCCCTGGATCCCCATTTAGCCACTGGCTTAAAAGGGGGGTAGGGTGATAACTAGGATgatcaattttaattatttaccatCTGAGTAGGCTATCAAGAGAAGAGACATGCAGGAAGGATGCATTCTAAAGCCTAGCaattctcttcccctctcccaccTCATAACCTCCACAGTCTCAGCTACCCTCTCTGAGGCAGACTAATTCTTTCCTCCGATCATCATTGGAGGGGCTTCCTCCCTTCTGCCCACCTAGTCTCACTCAGGGGACACTTTCCATCCTCCTACCCACACCTACAACATAAAGGTTCAGACTTTCCCCTCAGCCACTCTTAGTGACACacctctttcttctctgtttaAAACTTCTTCTGCTCTATTATGTAATACACACCTTCCCATTAAAAAGCATTTGGAAAAcgaacataaaaattaaaaaaaaatccaagccaCCTAAACTTTCATTCTTCTCAATCagcattggtattttgatgtatttcctTCCAAGTTTTTCTATGCATATGTGTCTTTTGGACATACTTGCCATCATACAGCACATTGAATTTTACACTCTACTTTCACTTGCTATTTCACAACACTTTCTAGGTTTATAACCTGTTTGTGTTCACTTAACCTTTGCCTGTGGCCTGACTCCAATttgtttccagaattttattaatgCAAATAGTGACACAGTGCATATTTTTGTAAGTGAATTTTATAATGTCTTTTTCCCtataattttgcatttgtttgttttgttataatgcctttaaaaaaagacaataaaggatgcTAATCACTGAAATAGGCCTCAATTGCCCTCTCACTATGCTTTTTGAGACAGATAATTCTCAATCCAATTTTTGCTCAGTGAACCACCACTGTATTTAAATTCTTTCAACACTCTGAGGGAAGCGAATTCccactttccctcttccttttgcTCCTCTTCACTATAAATCAGATACCTTTCTTTCAAGGACAGATTCTCTATTTTAGTGCTTCCATTTCTTATCCTAAGTTGCTTTTAGGAAGTTGTAACCATTTTTATGAACTATTCCCTTAATTATCATGTTCCGTGTATGAATTTCCATGTATGAAACAAGTGTGCCAAGTGCTTACCCTTGTTTCATATAATCCCCACAGTGAAAGAAAGCAGAGGCTCACAGAACCCAAGTCACTGTGCTAGTGGGGGAATCTGAATCCAGGCTTACTTCCAAAGCTATTATCCTTTCCCCCATTCTGCACTGACAAGAGGCACCCATCTCCCTCAAACTTTGAGCCCCGGCTTCCCACCTCCTCTGCAGAAGTAGATGGTGGTGGAGTgggcacttcttttttttttttctcctaatcttGGTGTTACACTGAAGTCTAAAACTTTAGACAAGtctctttatttctcttggtTTCCATTTCACTTTCTGTTGTTGGACACAAGTACCTCAGATGAGCTCACCTCATGGGAGTCTTATGAAGACCTAGGGAACACATTTATATGAAAGAATCTGGCCTTTAGTAAAGGACTGTGGGGCTAGAGTGGGGGTAAAttggggacagtgaggaggtCCTAGGACACTTATCTATTATTGGGAGGTTTGGGTAGGTGCATCCTGGTAAGATCTGAGCCATGCCCCCCGCCCCCAGGAGAGTCAGGCAAACACCTGAGCTCTGGTTGGGTGAGGCTTCATTCAGAGAGATTATATGACCTCAGTTTAGGAACACTGGAAATTAatttgtgacttttcttttttggtcagtTAGACTATTGGGTCCTGCCACATCCTGCGTGGGTGGTAGAAGTGAAGGTTCCTTTTGGTGGAGTGGGCTGCCTGTAGGataaaagctaagaaagagaaaaatggtgaaaaaaaccccacaggacacaaaaagtgattttaaaaagtggtggCAGGACCGACCAGCCAATCTTAGGGATTGAGCTTCCATGCTGAAAAGATACCAGCAAAAGCAAGATGGAGCCCgtgcttgttttatttatatgggggGAACATCAAAgatttccatggaatgttctttgccaaataagggaGGAGGTGGCTGTCCAGTTTACAACAGGTTATGCCCAACTCTGGAGCTACTGGAGCGGTCTCCCTAGTAGAGTGGAGATAGGGGTCATGTGCATTGGGCAATTCATTGAGTGACAGGAGCCACAAAGTAGTTCAtaatgccaaacctaaatctccctggTTCCAGACTGAGGGAAGGCCTTCAAGTCATTCAGGGGTGGCTCCCTGCAATTCTTGCCTGAAGATACATCTGGCTTTGGCATGAAGAGGAGCAATGATGTAGCTTGGCAAACAgcaaataacaatttttattagTCTTAGACTGACGTGACatagtactttctttttttaagattaaaaaaatttttttttgtagttgtagatggacagcatgcctttattttatttgtttattttcatgtggtgctgaggatcgaactcggtgccttacacatgctaggcaagcgctctgcctctgagctacagccacagccttttatttaacattttgacattttgatCATTAATTTTTGAACTGTTTTTGATCTTCAAAATGATTGTAGTAAAATATCATTTATCttaatgcaaaatattttggTATGCACCCTTCCCCTCTGCCCCCCCTAAGTTTTACGCTTCAGTGTCTCACCTCATTTCAGGTCCTGAGGATGTGGCACATTAACATAGCTGCGGTAACATCAGTGTGGGTAACACAAGTACCCTGTTGGTATTGGAAAAGTTTAAAGTCTTGGCTTCCATCTTAGCCTTATCATAAATAGTTCTTCTTTCCAAGTGCTGCTATCCACCCACTCCCCGCCCGCCCCCCACTGTTGTAAGAATTTGAAAAAACACCCTTTCCTCAAAGCATGATTTTATTAAAAGGGACACTCCCCACCATTCTCCCAGAAAATTGTAGCAATAAATACAGCATTTATCATGCTATGGTTTGGGCAATCCACACCTGCCCAGCTCTGGGTGGGCCTAGCCGAGTACCTCATGGTGGTGATGGGTTTGTTTCCACACCTACTCctatttttaactttgatttcCTCTCACATCAGCCTGAGttcattctctttgttttttttcttgcaagtttattttctcttaacTTGGCCATCTTATATTCAAACGTTTTCCCTCccagatgttttctcttttcacaAATTTAAATACACAATTTGTCCACCTTATTTCAtaccccagccctgggccccagTTCCCTTCCTGGTATCTCCATTCAAAACATGTATCAGGAACACATCAAGTGCAGTCCTACTTTTCACCCTCCCCAAGTCTTTACCATTTCACTAAAAAGAAGGTGAGTTCTATAGGGGTAGAGATCATGTCTGACTTATTTGTGAAAGTGACCTAGCAGAGcttattaataaatattgaaacaCACTTTGAAAGTTTACAAGTAATTCATACACCAGGCCCCACATCCCAACTCTAGGTGTCATACTAGACCCAAAATGTGCCTGTAGAGTTTTTGCACCGAGATAGGCTCCTGTATAGACCTTAACAAGGCCTAGGCTTTTATTTGCAGTGTAGGAGTACAAATTAAGCCAGGCCATGGTGGGGTGGTGGTAGGAGTTCTGAGAGTAGAGGGGTGTTCTTGTTCTTGCCCATGCACAATTCTGTGTCCTTGTGAGCTTTGACCTTCAAGTTTTGTGTATTCAGAACTTGATACACAAGAATTTGTGTTAAGCCTCCCATAACTGGCCATAAAAGTAGTTCATGAGTGCTCAGGTTCATGAGAGCAGAGAGCACATCTGCCCAATTAAGTTCAACAGTGCCCCGTACATAGTgaatgattcattcattcatttttggcAGTTACACCTGCTGGTGCCAGACACACCTGTCTGGCCTGGCCTTCTTGCCCTCCTGGAAACCAGACTCTTGGTATATTCTGTCCTCCTAACCCTGGACTGGAATGAGACTCCAAACCCTGTCCTGGGGCCATCATTAATATGACCGAGGCAGATATTAATATGCATTTACATGTTAGTAGAGATATTCAGCCTTTTCTTGAGATTGACTGATAAATTCACAGTCACATTCCATATGGGAAGTGATATAGATTCTGGGTTTAAAGAGAGTTCTCAGGAGTTGGTAGAATTATGAACTCCTAAACTCAAAGGTGTATGCTTAGGAATGGTTTCTTCCAGGTATTCTGGACAAGTGGATGCATTTCTTTGTACTTCCTCTGGAGTGAGGTTTGAGGGCAGCATGCTGATGTCTAAATGACATTCTCATAGGTGAACAGCCTGGGTGTGTCTGGCGTGGTGGTCGGTGAGCAGGGATTCTCCACCTGTAGGCGACATGAGGAAGCAGAACACTAGAGGTGGGCAGGGATCTGGGTCTACCATAGAAGACTCTGCATCCCAGACACTCACTATGTCCAATGGTACCCAACCGGAACCTCCACCATGCTTGCTCCCAAATCCCTCCTAGTTTAGAGAAACTATTCTTTAGGATAAACCCATCTTTATCTTGCTGAGTACTTAATGAACTGAACTTATAATAATTCATAGAAGCATGGCCAATGAATTTGACATGTCACTAAGCAAACTGCTTTCAAGATCCCCATCTATCAGTTCTGtttgaggaagggaaaggagttAGGAAGGTACAAGTGCTTCTCCCACACATCATCTGTGAAAGAATGAGCCTTAAGTCTTACCACGTTGAACTAGGGGAGGCGTGCAAACCAGACGTAACACAGTTAGACCAAAGGGAAAATGGAAATCTCTCTCCTATGGTCTGCCTCATGGCTCAGGAGCAGGCtggagcccctcccccacccccaatcatCCTTTTCCTCTCAGGCACAGATGAAGCCAGGGCCTTTTTCCTCACTCATGCATGACTTTAGTCAAAAGCCTTCTGATTATCATTCCCATCTAGAATTTCTCCCCTATTCAATTTGTTCCTGATTACCCTCATCTGGACTCCTAAAACAGAATTCTTTTCTAAATTCCCTATATTCTTGTGTAACCCCCTAAGCAAATGGGATGGGGGGACTACCAGAGGTACATTTTAATGCCAGTGAATATGAGATTCCTGAGGTCCAAGATTTTTAACCTAAACATGAACCAGGAGAAGGGATAGGACGATTTAGATGAAACTCAGCTCTAAATTTCTTACCATTTTTGGTATCTGCACAGTGGAATAAAGTGTATTTAGTGGATCTTCTGCTGgattaattttctataaaaacaaGCAACAAACAAAAGGAATCATCACCTAACCTGGGTCATGTAGAAAATACCAGAGATGGCACACacataatcctagtgacttgggaggctgaggccagcctcatcaaattagagaaataaaatataaaagggccaGGAGTGCtagagggcctctgggttcaatccctagtaccacaaaaaatgaaaaaagaaagaaaaaagaaataaagaaagaaaagatcagaGAGAGACTCAGAGTCACAAGAGGGAGAAATGGAGGTGGGAGAAGATGAAAAGAGGGTTCTGGAAAATGGATGGCTCAGGGGAAGTGCTCTAACTGGTGACTGTGATTACAGTGATTATGAATAATGTTTTTAGGAAGTCACAGCATTGATTTAATTCGTGTTTTTGTGCTCTTAGGTTTGTTTATTGCATTATTCATCctgtgaaattaaaatgaattccaaaaatacataaaatatgtaactCTCATGAACTGTGACCCTCCTGGAGTCAGCCCACAGGAACGAAGCATTTCTTCAGCAATGCGTCTTCTGAACACATGATTCAAACATCACACCAAAGTCACACTTCACTACACACTGCCTTATGCGAGAGTAACCAGGCCCCTGGAGAGGACACTGTGAACTGTGGGGAGGAAGGGTGACTCATGTAACGTTCACAGTATGAATGTTACCGATGGATGAGAATCAGGTGCCCCAGGAGTGAATTCACTTCTACCCAGAAGCAAATTCATAAAGACTTGGGGGAGATGCAGTTGCCTTGGGTTTTAAGGACTATCCATCCTaattcctcctcccccttcccatGTTAACCAAacccatgaaaaaaaatcttaagtaaaACAAGGCGGGTCTCAGAGAGGTGAATCAGGTcccaggaagaaagggaaagtactCACATGAGCATAGCAAATCGTTTCATACACTGTTTTCTCTCCGGAATGGGGGAAGACATTAGGAATCTCCTGATGAACATCCATTCTTTTTTCACCCTCAATGGGCTCTGAAACCAAGTTGAGAGTGAATTAAAGTCTGCCTCTCTGACCACTCCTCCTCCCTATTGGCCCACCATCCCACCTGGATGGCCCACTTAAGAGGACCAGCCATCTTACTAATTCAGGCTTTTTGGGACAGGGATTTTCAGTGTTAAAATTAGgaaagtcctaaaaaaaaaaaaaatcaggatgaaTCAGTTGCCCTTGTAATTTCACTTCCTGATCTCTGGGCCGAGGTGGCCAAAGTGGGAAGCAGAGAAGGTCAGAAAGGCTTTCAGAGTGCTTCTAACAGGGAAGGGAGGTCTCAAAGTCTTTCGGGTCCCTTCCTGATATTGGACACAGACAGTATCAGTGGGAGCCCAAGAAGATAAATCAGCAGGGCTTGGGGACACAGAGAATGGGGTGCCACATGGAGAGAGACAGAGCCCAGCTTCTCCAGAAGAAATGTGTCTACACTGAagtggggaggaaagagagatcTTGGAGTTGAACCAATGGAAAAGACTGGAACTGGTTTGGGGACTCTGACAAGGATGAAGCTAGGAAGGACTGGTTGGAGGGTATTGGTCCGTGGAGGCATCAAAGTTGGAGGCCACCACCTCCCAGGTCAGGGAGCTTGTGCCAAGAGAAAGGCCACCTTTGTGACTCTCtctgaaggaaggagaggagtggGCACTGGAGTGCGACTTTGTCCTAGGAGAGAAGGCAAGGACTGcagctcttgctctctctctctctctctctaatctgGAATGAAGAGTGTTGGCTGACCGTGTGCTTCTTGAAGGCAGACACAATGACCTCTTCAGCTCAGTATCGTGTTAGCACCAGGCCTCATACACAACTCGATACATGCTCGAGAAATAAATGAGGGATTCAGTGGATGAATGAGGATGAGGACAAAAATCACACGTGCcctaccttttcttctctttatccGCATAGTCAAATGAAACATCAACACAAGGGTGCAGAGTGTGAAGACCACCAACAGAAGACACAGGAAGATGAGGAGGAAATTGGAACCATCACCATCAGCATCTTTAAAGAGAGAATGAGTAGAGGCCTGAAAAGGGAGAAAGTCAACTAGGAAATATGACCCAAAGTTTAGAGCATCTGCCACTTTCTTCCCAGCCTGATGACTTTCCACAGGCCACCGGTTTTTACACAGGGCCTGATCTTTGGGGACACGGAATTGAAGAAGGTATAGTTACCCAGACCAGAGGCTCCTAAAAAGAAGGGACAATCACCTCTACAGAGCTTCCAGGCAAGGATGGGACTTGAGGAATTACTGCTGATGGGGTTCCTGGCCGTGCAGATGAAGACCGTGTCCCTTTCTCCCAGACTCCAGGATATGGGAAGGATAGAGCCATCATAAGATTTGTTGCTTCTCTGCCCCAGGACATTCCAGCTGTATGTCACATTCTCTCCTCCCTGTTCCGTGGAACATGTCAGATTAGTTACGCAGGTGCCATTCTTATTGTTCTGCAGACCCATGGTGACTTTAGGCTTTGACAGGCACTCTGTGAAAGACAAAGAACAACCTGGGATGGAAATTATGCACGCAGCTCTCCTTTATCTGAATTACCCTTGGATAACTTGAACCTCAGTCTCCCCAAGGAGCTTCAGAATGCAGAGAAAACAGCAATTCAGAGCAGAACCTAGGAAAGAGAACTACCTAGTTCTTGCCCACCACTATATAGCAATAACCACGGTGACAATAACtgcaataataaaagaaataattatgtaACAATAATGCAGCCATCACTTATTGTCCTGAGGTTTCCTTGAAGAGACTTCTACTTTTATTCTCCAGGAGAGACAGTATAGGAGTGGCACTCCATTGTGCTCACTCTTCCACTCTCCAAGGATGAGCAGTTGGTTGATTGGTGAGGTCAAGTCTGCTGtccatcattttctttctctacttaCAGATTTGAGCCATTAAAGATTGGGGACATGGAATTGAAGAAGGTATGTACTCTTTTATTCCCACCTACAGCTAGTTTGCCGGTAGAATATACATCTTCTGTTTCCTTTGACCATGTCCCTATGGAAGACATGTAGATTGAGGTGCATGGTCTTGGAGGCCCATTTCCTGGTCTCCCTGCTATTGAAGCTGGGTGagtgaggcaagtactcttctTGTAACTGagtaattattttgtaaattcgACTTCCCTGGGTGGTGGGTTCCTAAGTCTAGATTTGGAAGGAGACATTTCTCCTACTGAGCTATACCAGAAACAGAGTggatatttttatcttctttttatcaatctttttttgagacagggttttctaTGTGGTATAGTCTGACCCCTAACTTCTGGGTTTaggtaatcttcctgcctcatcttcaTGAGTAGCTGAAATTGCAGGTATGCACCATTATACCTAGCCTTTATCTTCTTTTTGACCCTTATGTCTTTTTCAGAAATGCTTAGAATCTTTAGTGGAAGGGCTGGGATTGACACTTATATCCAATAATCTTCCTAAAGTAGATATTGCTTTCTTCCCAGATATGGAAAATAAGATTCTAACAAATTAAATAACTGGGATAAGCCCATGCACCTAGTAAATAGAGAAGCAAGCATTTGACTTAGATCTGTGTGGTTGCCACTTCTCATGTTGCCCAAGTACTACACCATACAGTCTCTTACAAAATATTTGAGTAAAGAGGTCAGCTTCATCCATGAATTCTCTCCcatattcttcttttttcctttattttacttatttatttttatgtggtgctgaggattgaacccagggctttgcatgcgCTGGGCgagcactgtaccgctgagccacaaccccagtccttctcTCCCATATTCTTTCCAAGCATTTATCCATCCTTTTCTGGAACATTTGCTGTTGTCAGGGAGTGCACACTCTCACCATGGCAGCTACCCACTATTAGGACTGATTCTGCTCACCGTAGACTTGTAGCCCATATTCCTGGGTGAAGGATGACTGAGAGGATAAGAAGTTCATCTCCACACGGTAGATCCCTGAGTCATTCTTCTTCAGTTGGAGGAGTGTCAGAGAATAGTTACTGCCTGAGAAGATCATCCTTTCCTTGTTATGACTTCGGGTCATAAGGATAGTGGCTTTTTTGTCTGCCACACCTGGCTTTATGATGGCAAGAGTGGTTGAATTGAAGATCCAGACAATACTGTCAATATTCTGTATTGAAGTTTCCACAGAAAAGGTCACAGATCCACCAAGGACACCAAACTTCTCCTTCAGGGCTCCAGAGGCTGCAGAcacagaaaatcagaaaataagtcTGAGTCCCTGCCTTTGCCACCAATTACTCACCATCCCCTTTGGGTCCTGAGAAGATCCTGAAAAATTCTCATCTAACCCAAGCAGCCCCCAGGAAGCACTTCAGAATCTCAATCGCATGAAATAATTGAGATCAGAACTCTCTGCCTGCAAAGGGTGACTGCAGATGACCCATCCATTCCTAGATACCTCCGGTTGTAAAGCCCAATGCCACTCTGGGCAGGTCCCTGTGAGTGGACAAGTGGAGAGGTTGCTGTCCTTCCTTTGGTACTGCCACATTGCCCCAGAGAGAGAGCTGAGTGCAAGCTGATAAAGTAAGCCTGCTGAACATGGGCAGTGGTTTGCAATCATGGATCAGGATGGTGAGAGCTAATGAtaaaaatagtgataaaaataGCTTATCTCAAACTATTAGGAATTACATTAGAGGGTTACTTCCACAAGAAATTTTTGTTTCACCAAAGTCTCGGTTCACCCCAGAGAACATGACTTCAAAAAGTCGCCCaacctggcctcaaatttgccatccttctgcctcagcctctgtgccTTGATCctatacatttttacatttgttgACTCTTCTTCCATAaggaatcatttttattaatgagTATGTGACTCCAAGTGAGAAACAGTTAAGAATGACTGCTCAAGAAACTTTTAGAGCAGCCAAGCAGACGTTTTCAGTGAGGAGGTATGAAGACTCATTCATCTTCTACCTAttaaaatttaagggaaaaaatcaaGAATGACTGGGGCAATGAGACTTTAGATCATGTCCAACAGTCTAAAAGCACTTAGTATGatcatatttatcattttatttgttgtttttagatacacatgacagtagggtgtactttgacatattatacatacatggagtgcaacccattctaattaggatcccatcctTGTGTTTGAACATGATGTGGGGTTACACTGGTCGTGCATTCATacatgagcataggaaagttatgtctgattcattctgctgtctttcctattttatttactcttaaaACAAcccttaaaagaatttttttataaacCCATCTTACAAATCAGGAACATGAGGCACAATGGATAACCCCTTACAACTACATACATGATAAGTGAAGTGCTTTGCTCCACAGGTGGAGACTTTAAAGCACATATTGTATAGACGAGAAAGCAACATAGCAGAGACCTTATACAAGGTTCCTAGAAATGAGCAATCTAAAATTAAATACTTATAGGTCTTCTCCTTAAAAGAACAAAACCCAAAGTTATGTTCTCTTCTGCCTCTTAACATAATTTACCAggttaaactttttaattttatttctaaaatttattttgatactgggcacTGAACTTAGAGATGCTctgctactgaaccacatccccagtcctttgtatttttattttacttttattttgagtccaggtctcactaaattgcccaacctggccttaaatttgccatccttttgcctcagcctctgtagtcATTGGGATTAGTTGccaaaaacactcagggtcactccaggggaactgggctgcatgaaataaccacacaagagacagagataccttctTCTTCGGGGGTCCtatgatggctcctctgaccttaaggatcTGCAGAAAGAGAGTGAGAGCCAGCACTTGTtgacccttttattgaggagaagccattcaaatgagacaaggggtcaggtttcaaggggttgaatctagcttcatgatgtctgctgtcagcaggttgactgacacctaggGAGCCCActcccaaaggcagagcaagagaaggagaCACACAAAGGGTATTTTCCATgcaacattctatcccaaacagggcaaggggtgaTACCACAAAGGAACAGATGAGCGCAGCTCGAtccatggggctgcaggaaggcacgcctatgcatgaagacacattctGCCACTTTGAGGATCAGGCAGTGTCTAGGGCCACTATGAATGTGGCCAGATCACTACGAAAGTGACCGACAGAACCTTTACCTATCACgggaaggaaaatgctggtcGCTCAGTGTGACCCCCCACAATTAGTTGGGTTcaggttaaaaattttaaaaggaatttcatTAATTCAGTCATGGAAAGCCAAAAGAAACAAAGGCAATATTAATAAGCCATTttggctgaatgttttctctgatatgtggatgctaattcacaataaggggggtggCTAGAGAAGAAGAGAGTTaatttagattaggtagaggggagtgaagggaagaaagggggttggggggtaggaaagatagtagaatgaatcagacattattatcctgtgtacatgtatatgaccggtgggattctacatcatgtacagccagaagaataagaaattatactccatttgtatatgatgtatcaaagtgaaTTCTATAGttatatcatgtataactaattagaataacaacaaccaaaagcctgggctgggctggtggcacacacttataatctcagcagctggggaggctgaggaaggaggaatgctagttcaaagccagcctcagcaacttattgaggccctaagcaactcaatgagatgctgtcactaaataaaatacaaaaaagggctggagatgtggctcaatggttaagtgcccctgagaaaaaaataaaaa
This sequence is a window from Marmota flaviventris isolate mMarFla1 chromosome 10, mMarFla1.hap1, whole genome shotgun sequence. Protein-coding genes within it:
- the Slamf7 gene encoding SLAM family member 7 isoform X1, with protein sequence MQRRQVPAFPAPTLEKQPSGDDRQASQWSSPPGPLASGALKEKFGVLGGSVTFSVETSIQNIDSIVWIFNSTTLAIIKPGVADKKATILMTRSHNKERMIFSGSNYSLTLLQLKKNDSGIYRVEMNFLSSQSSFTQEYGLQVYECLSKPKVTMGLQNNKNGTCVTNLTCSTEQGGENVTYSWNVLGQRSNKSYDGSILPISWSLGERDTVFICTARNPISSNSSSPILAWKLCRDADGDGSNFLLIFLCLLLVVFTLCTLVLMFHLTMRIKRRKEPIEGEKRMDVHQEIPNVFPHSGEKTVYETICYAHKINPAEDPLNTLYSTVQIPKMVENPCSPTTTPDTPRLFTYENVI
- the Slamf7 gene encoding SLAM family member 7 isoform X2 translates to MAGSPACLLFICLLSQLTASGALKEKFGVLGGSVTFSVETSIQNIDSIVWIFNSTTLAIIKPGVADKKATILMTRSHNKERMIFSGSNYSLTLLQLKKNDSGIYRVEMNFLSSQSSFTQEYGLQVYECLSKPKVTMGLQNNKNGTCVTNLTCSTEQGGENVTYSWNVLGQRSNKSYDGSILPISWSLGERDTVFICTARNPISSNSSSPILAWKLCRDADGDGSNFLLIFLCLLLVVFTLCTLVLMFHLTMRIKRRKEPIEGEKRMDVHQEIPNVFPHSGEKTVYETICYAHKINPAEDPLNTLYSTVQIPKMVENPCSPTTTPDTPRLFTYENVI
- the Slamf7 gene encoding SLAM family member 7 isoform X3; its protein translation is MQRRQVPAFPAPTLEKQPSGDDRQASQWSSPPGPLASGALKEKFGVLGGSVTFSVETSIQNIDSIVWIFNSTTLAIIKPGVADKKATILMTRSHNKERMIFSGSNYSLTLLQLKKNDSGIYRVEMNFLSSQSSFTQEYGLQVYECLSKPKVTMGLQNNKNGTCVTNLTCSTEQGGENVTYSWNVLGQRSNKSYDGSILPISWSLGERDTVFICTARNPISSNSSSPILAWKLCRDADGDGSNFLLIFLCLLLVVFTLCTLVLMFHLTMRIKRRKEPIEGEKRMDVHQEIPNVFPHSGEKTVYETICYAHFTVSSPGAWLLSHKAVCSEV